A region from the Lolium perenne isolate Kyuss_39 chromosome 4, Kyuss_2.0, whole genome shotgun sequence genome encodes:
- the LOC127332378 gene encoding B3 domain-containing protein Os06g0194400-like isoform X2 — MAEANPYEEQRRRQVEENKSKLEELRLHRLSAAVRVAAVKPMPKVTIRPRNHRPPPDVIRRSARIARLDKQPYFRITKAHRDKKAELPRPVYATNEERAYAIAKAQELKDQLDSHYPAFLRPLSLSYAAGSWLSIPLQFSKRYLPRCDEMILLVDEEGAEFQVLYRAHSSALSATGWKPFASAHKLADGDCLLFQQVERIKFKVYIITASSYHETDH; from the exons ATGGCCGAGGCGAATCCGTACGAGGAGCAGCGCCGGAGGCAGGTGGAGGAGAACAAGAGCAAGCTGGAGGAGCTGCGGCTGCACCGCCTCTCTGCGGCCGTACGCGTCGCCGCCGTCAAGCCCATGCCG AAAGTGACGATTAGGCCGAGGAATCATCGCCCGCCGCCGGACGTGATCCGGCGGTCTGCCCGCATCGCTCGCCTCGACAAGCAGCCGTATTTCCGCATCACAAAGGCACATCGTGATAAAAAGGCAGAATTGCCTCGTCCGGTGTACGCGACCAACGAGGAGAGAGCCTACGCCATCGCCAAGGCCCAAGAGCTCAAGGACCAGCTGGACTCCCACTACCCTGCCTTTCTCAGACCCTTGAGCCTGTCTTATGCCGCAGGAAGCTGGCTG TCCATACCGCTGCAGTTCAGCAAGAGGTATCTCCCGCGGTGCGACGAGATGATCTTACTGGTGGACGAGGAAGGTGCCGAGTTTCAGGTGCTTTACCGTGCGCACAGTAGTGCTCTCTCCGCCACTGGTTGGAAACCATTCGCCAGCGCTCACAAGCTGGCTGATGGTGACTGCTTGCTGTTCCAGCAGGTTGAGAGGATAAAGTTCAAG
- the LOC127332378 gene encoding B3 domain-containing protein Os06g0194400-like isoform X1 — translation MAEANPYEEQRRRQVEENKSKLEELRLHRLSAAVRVAAVKPMPVRIRSTPASSMPFLLPFLAANYPVLFAAQKVTIRPRNHRPPPDVIRRSARIARLDKQPYFRITKAHRDKKAELPRPVYATNEERAYAIAKAQELKDQLDSHYPAFLRPLSLSYAAGSWLSIPLQFSKRYLPRCDEMILLVDEEGAEFQVLYRAHSSALSATGWKPFASAHKLADGDCLLFQQVERIKFKVRF, via the exons ATGGCCGAGGCGAATCCGTACGAGGAGCAGCGCCGGAGGCAGGTGGAGGAGAACAAGAGCAAGCTGGAGGAGCTGCGGCTGCACCGCCTCTCTGCGGCCGTACGCGTCGCCGCCGTCAAGCCCATGCCGGTCAGAATCAGATCGACCCCGGCCTCCTCTATGCCTTTTCTGCTTCCTTTTCTCGCTGCTAATTACCCCGTCTTGTTTGCTGCGCAGAAAGTGACGATTAGGCCGAGGAATCATCGCCCGCCGCCGGACGTGATCCGGCGGTCTGCCCGCATCGCTCGCCTCGACAAGCAGCCGTATTTCCGCATCACAAAGGCACATCGTGATAAAAAGGCAGAATTGCCTCGTCCGGTGTACGCGACCAACGAGGAGAGAGCCTACGCCATCGCCAAGGCCCAAGAGCTCAAGGACCAGCTGGACTCCCACTACCCTGCCTTTCTCAGACCCTTGAGCCTGTCTTATGCCGCAGGAAGCTGGCTG TCCATACCGCTGCAGTTCAGCAAGAGGTATCTCCCGCGGTGCGACGAGATGATCTTACTGGTGGACGAGGAAGGTGCCGAGTTTCAGGTGCTTTACCGTGCGCACAGTAGTGCTCTCTCCGCCACTGGTTGGAAACCATTCGCCAGCGCTCACAAGCTGGCTGATGGTGACTGCTTGCTGTTCCAGCAGGTTGAGAGGATAAAGTTCAAGGTGAGATTCTGA